The nucleotide window GGCAAGATCGATCAGATTGGTCTCGGCGCCGAGGAAGGCGAACGCGCCGGTGACGGCCCAGACGCCGTGCCATTGCACCGAGCGGCAGCGTCCGCCGGCCTCGGCGTCCTGTTCGATGAGGACGATGTCGTGGCCGGCTTCGCGCAGCCGATCCGCCGCGCCCATGCCGGCGATGCCGCCGCCCACCACGATGATCCGCATCTGTCCTCCCGAGCCGTAACGCGATGCGAAAGGCTAGGGGAGGACGGTCGGGGCGGGCTATAGCTCCGATGGGCTATTTGGCGGCGCAGGTCGCCGCTTACTGCGCGGTCGGCGGGGTTTGGTAGAACTTCGGGCCGACGGTGCGGATCTTGCTCGGATCGGTCGCGGGCGCGCTGGGGTCAGGCTGATTGGACGCGGTCGCGGGCGCGGCCTTGCCGCCCTTGGCCGAGGTGCGCTGCGCCGGCGGCGCCGACAGCTTCTTGGCGCTCTCTTCGGTGACGATGATGTCGCCGTGCTCGGCGGCCGAGCGGTCGTCGACGCCCTTCATCGCGTCGGCCCAGGTCTGGTTCGCCTGCTTGCAGCTACAGGACGGATTAAATTCCTGGCGATAGCGGAACGCGTTCGGCAGCGAGGTGTAGGGCTGGCCGTTGATCGAGACCGCCTGATTCATGTCCTGGCCGGGGTTGCGATACGCGTACAGCGACGCCTCGGAGGCGGGGCACAGGCTCTTGCAGGTTCTCTCGTCGTCGCCGAACCGGCTCGGCACCGTGGCGAACGAGATCGGGAAATAATAGCCGTCGCAGGTGCGGACGCAGACGGTGCGGAACGTGCCGCCCTCGGTGCTGCCGTAGTCCGTGCCCGGCATGCCCGGTGCTGCGCTGCTGCCGCCCTGGAACAGATTGTTGAACAGGCCGCCACTCTGCTGCGCGGCCGCGGCATATTGCGGGCCACAATTGTTCTGCGCCAGCGCCTGGATCACCGAGCGGCGCTGGCTTTCGCGATCGTTGCCGCCGGGGCCGCCGCTGCGCAGTCGCTCCAGCGACGAGTTGATCTGGTCGAGATTGCCGCGCATCTGTTGGATCTGGTTGTTGACCGGACCGCATTGCGCCGACTGGCCGCTGAACAGCGAGAAGAATCCGGAGCTTTCGCAGCCCATCCGCTTGGCCTGCATGCCGACGCGGTCGAGTTCGGCCTGCTGGCGGGCGGCGGCGTCTTCGAAGCGCCGGATCTGGTCGGAGCGGGCCGGATCCATGCTGCCGCGGTCGATCGAGGCGAGCTGTGCTTCCAGCCGCGGACAGAGCGGGTTGATCTGGCCGCCCTGCGGGTTCTGCTGATAGCCCGGTGAATTGTAGCCTTGCGACGGATAGCCTTGCTGGGCAACCGCCGCAGACCCCAGGGTCACGACGGCCAGTGCGACGGTGCCGGCGAGCAAGCGGAGGCGGGTCGCGGAGTCGAACATGTCGGGCATTCAGGAATCCGAACGGAGGTGACGTCGGCGATCCGCCGAATCACTCGACAAATCCGCGCGATAGGCCGCGAAACGTGTCCGTTGAACCCCGCGGCGACGCGCAATTCTTATCCGCTTCTTTCGGCAGGGTCACGTCGTTTCCGGGGCGTCTCTGTGGCGAACCCGCGGCCCCGTCCTGGACCGCTGGGTCAGCGCTGGCAGGTGATTGCGACGTATTCGTTGCAGACGCCCTGGGCGCAGGCCGAGCCGTTCGTTTTCGGCACTGCGCCGGTGATTTCGTCCGGGTCGACCCGGCGATAGGCGACCGCCTGGGCGAATTCACGGGACTGGCAATACGCCGCCGCCGCCGGGGCGCCGCATTTTTCGCTGCGGGCGAGGCACAGGTCGATGCCGTAGCCGTCCGGCTGGTTGGCGACGATGAACACCCGGCTGTCGGCATAAGCCGCCGACGTCGCAAGCAGCGCCGCGCCGGCAAGGAAGGCAGGTATCAGTTGCATGGTGCAGCACCAGGAACGAGAGGATGACCCCCGTCCGTACCCTGAAAAGGGTTAAAAAACGTTAACCATGGTGGCGGTATCGTGGGCCGGACGCCGATCACGGCCAAGATCGGCCGGAGCGGGCGGTTCTCGGGAGCGGGGCGGCGGCGATGACCCCCCGGAAAGCGGGGCACGACCATCGGTGCGGGGTGCGGGCGCCGAATTGATGGCCGGCAAGAACAACAGGCCGGAAAGAACAACGTCCTCCGGCGATCGACGGACTTGACGGATTTAAGGCCGGTCGCCATGGTGCGGCGATGAACGGTTTCCTCGCCATTTGCACTCGCTGCGAGATTATTAGCTAGCTGACACGCTGGCTGAGGCCGTCTTTTCTCCTATCGAGAGCACTGGACGCCCGGCCGCAGGGGACGGGTATCCATGGAATTGCGCCTTTACGACACGCTGACGAAGGAGAAGCGCCCCTTCGTGCCGCTCGATCCGGCCAATGTGCGGATGTATGTCTGCGGCCCGACGGTCTACGACTTCGCCCATATCGGCAACGCCCGGCCGGTGATCGTGTTCGACGTGCTGTTCCGGCTGCTGCGCCATCTCTACGGCGAGGCGCATGTCAAATACGTCCGCAACATCACCGACGTCGACGACAAGATCAACGACCGCGCCGCGCGCGACTATCCCGGCCTGCCGCTGAACGAGGCGATCCGCAAGGTCACCGAGCAGACCGAACGGCAATTCCACGACGACGTCGATGCGCTCGGCTGCCTGCGGCCGACCGTCGAGCCGCGCGCCACCGAGCATATCGGCGAGATGCGCAGCATCATCGAAAAGCTGGTCGCCGGCGGCTTCGCTTACGTCGAGCAGGACCATGTGCTGTTCTCTCCGAGCGCGATGAACGCCGCCAACGGCGTGCTGCCGCGCTACGGATCGCTCGCCAACCGCTCGCTCGACGAGATGATCGCCGGCGCCCGCGTCGATGTCGCGCCGTACAAGCGCGACGCCACCGACTTCGTGCTGTGGAAGCCGTCGAAGCCCGGCGAGCCGTCGTGGCCGTCGCCGGCCGGCATCGCCATGCCGGGCCGCCCCGGCTGGCACATCGAGTGCTCGGCGATGTCGTGGAAGCACCTCGGCGAGACCTTCGACATCCATGGCGGTGGCATCGATCTGGTCTTCCCGCACCACGAGAACGAAGTGGCGCAAAGCTGCTGCGCCTTCCACACCGAGCGGATGGCGCAAACCTGGATGCACAACGGCTTCCTGCAGGTCGAAGGCGAGAAGATGTCGAAGAGCCTCGGCAACTTCATCACGATCAGGGAGCTGCTGGCGACGGAGAAGTTCGGCGGACGGTCGTGGGATGGCGCGACGCTGCGGCTCGCAATGCTGAAGACGCATTATCGGCAGCCGATCGACTGGACCGTCGATGCGCTGCACGAGGCGGAGAAGGCGATCCTCGACTGGTCGGAGTTCACCAAGGATGCGACGCCCGCACGTTGCGACGAAGTGATCGCCGCGCTGACCGACGATCTCAATACGCCGAAGATGATCGCCGAACTGCACGCGCTGCGCCGTGCCGGTCGGGCGCAAGAGTTGCTCGGTGCACTACAATTACTGGGTATCGGCAGGGTGTTTCGCCAAAGCATCGACATTGGTGTCAATGCCAGAGCGCTGATCGAAGCCCGCACCGTCGCCCGCGCCAACAAGGACTGGAAAGAGTCCGACCGCATCCGCGACGAACTCGCCGCGATGGGCGTGGTGCTGAAGGACGGCAAGGACGAGAACGGCAAGCCGGTGACGACGTGGGAGATGGCGCGGTGAGGCACACACCTCTCAACGTCATTCCGGGGCGCCCGCGCAGCGGGCGAACCCGGAATCTCGTCGCCACAACCTCGGGATTCCGGGTCTGCGCTGCTGGCGCAGCGCATCCCGGAATGACGAGCGTGACTGCAGTCGCAGCAAGACTATCAACGGAGATCGCGCGATGACCGAGCAGAAGCCGACCGGGCGGCCTGATACGCCGTTTCCGAAGCACTGGCTGTACTACATCGCGCTGAAGATCGTGCTGCTCGGCGGCGCCACGGCGCTGGTGCTCAAGCTGTACGGGTTCTGGTGATGAGCACCAGCGCAAGACCGGCGCTGCGGCCGTATCTGCCCGAGGATGCCGCGGTCGCTGCTGCGATCTTCGTGGCGGCGGTCGAGCAGCTCACCGCGGACGATTACAGCGAGGAGCAGCAGGAAGCCTGGGCCTCGGCGGCCGACGACGATGCGAAATTCGCGGCGCGTCTCGCCGGCCAGCTCACGCTGATCGCGACGCTGCAGGGTGTGCCGGTCGGCTTCGCTTCGCTGAAGGGAGCCGACCATATCGACATGCTGTTCGTGCATCCCGACTACGTCGGCCGCGGTGTCGGCGCGACGCTGATCGATGCGCTGGAAAAGCTCGCCGGCGCACGCGGCACGCTGATCCTCACCGTCGACGCCAGCGACAATGCCGCCGAATTCTTCGCCAAGCGTGGCTACGTCGCCAAGCAGCGCAACACCGTCTCGATCAATGGCGAATGGCTCGCCAATACCACGATGACCAAATCGCTGGCGGATTCCGCCGCGCCCGGAGCCTCCTCATGAGCCGCGAACGTCTCTATCTGTACGACACCACGCTGCGCGATGGCGCCCAGACCAACGGCGTCGACTTCACCTTG belongs to Rhodopseudomonas palustris and includes:
- the cysS gene encoding cysteine--tRNA ligase, with product MELRLYDTLTKEKRPFVPLDPANVRMYVCGPTVYDFAHIGNARPVIVFDVLFRLLRHLYGEAHVKYVRNITDVDDKINDRAARDYPGLPLNEAIRKVTEQTERQFHDDVDALGCLRPTVEPRATEHIGEMRSIIEKLVAGGFAYVEQDHVLFSPSAMNAANGVLPRYGSLANRSLDEMIAGARVDVAPYKRDATDFVLWKPSKPGEPSWPSPAGIAMPGRPGWHIECSAMSWKHLGETFDIHGGGIDLVFPHHENEVAQSCCAFHTERMAQTWMHNGFLQVEGEKMSKSLGNFITIRELLATEKFGGRSWDGATLRLAMLKTHYRQPIDWTVDALHEAEKAILDWSEFTKDATPARCDEVIAALTDDLNTPKMIAELHALRRAGRAQELLGALQLLGIGRVFRQSIDIGVNARALIEARTVARANKDWKESDRIRDELAAMGVVLKDGKDENGKPVTTWEMAR
- a CDS encoding DUF2865 domain-containing protein, with translation MPDMFDSATRLRLLAGTVALAVVTLGSAAVAQQGYPSQGYNSPGYQQNPQGGQINPLCPRLEAQLASIDRGSMDPARSDQIRRFEDAAARQQAELDRVGMQAKRMGCESSGFFSLFSGQSAQCGPVNNQIQQMRGNLDQINSSLERLRSGGPGGNDRESQRRSVIQALAQNNCGPQYAAAAQQSGGLFNNLFQGGSSAAPGMPGTDYGSTEGGTFRTVCVRTCDGYYFPISFATVPSRFGDDERTCKSLCPASEASLYAYRNPGQDMNQAVSINGQPYTSLPNAFRYRQEFNPSCSCKQANQTWADAMKGVDDRSAAEHGDIIVTEESAKKLSAPPAQRTSAKGGKAAPATASNQPDPSAPATDPSKIRTVGPKFYQTPPTAQ
- a CDS encoding GNAT family N-acetyltransferase; protein product: MSTSARPALRPYLPEDAAVAAAIFVAAVEQLTADDYSEEQQEAWASAADDDAKFAARLAGQLTLIATLQGVPVGFASLKGADHIDMLFVHPDYVGRGVGATLIDALEKLAGARGTLILTVDASDNAAEFFAKRGYVAKQRNTVSINGEWLANTTMTKSLADSAAPGASS